Genomic segment of Arachis hypogaea cultivar Tifrunner chromosome 11, arahy.Tifrunner.gnm2.J5K5, whole genome shotgun sequence:
CTTTCTCTCCCTTTTTACCAAAATCTGCATCTTTCACCTCTTAGAATCACTTTCCACTTCTTGGGCTTCTCGCTTTCTACATCAAACACgcaaagaaaaagataaagaaaaaataataagtcTTTTGGACTTGTACCATGTTTTCGCTAGAAGGAGAAAGAACAAGAGCTATCCTCTGTTCTGCTGTTTCTCTGTGTCAATGAGAGATTGGTGAGCTGGAGGGAAAAGTTGGGGGTCGTGTTCTGTGAGTGATGATGAGGTCGAAGGGAAGGAGCGAGCCAGCGGCGCAAGGTGGTGGCAGCGGTGGCTGGTCTTGCGCAAAGGGGAGGAGAAAAATAAGGAGAAGAAGAATATGAGGAGGAGGGAAGAATAAGGGGTTGTGGGGTGGTTTCTGGAGTTGCTAGTGGCTGGCAGCTTGGGAAGGAACGATAGAGGGAGACGTCGCGGCGGTCTGGGTTCGACAGCGGCACTAGGGTGGTGGCAACCGGCAGCGAGCTTGTGGAGAAAAAGGACTGGCTTCGGTGGTCCTATGGGTTGCACCGGTAGTCCGCAACAGAGAAGTCAAGGAACAAAGAATaatggagaaagaagaaaagaaggaagggGAAGAGGGAGGGTCGGAGGGGGaggtcagttttttttttttttaaatacaaaatgacATCGTTTTAGTGTTCTGATGAACGGAAAGTGTCTTAAGGACTAATATGAATCTCGAAGtacaaatttaaagataaaattaggTAAGTATTAAATTTAGGGACCACTTTAAGGTTCGAATATAATTTTAGAGACCACTTTGAGACTTAACtcgaaaaaatataaaagtagagATAGATAGAAGGAAAAAAGTGACTAAATCCCCATTTTGATCCCCGAGATTCATGGGAttacccattttggtcctcaaaattcaaaattatctaTACTGGTCCTCCAGATTTAAGTTTGGACACCAATGTAGTCCCTCGACTTTTTTCGGCGATGACTAGGTAAATGGAATGCTGAGATGACACCTTTCCTACCACACTGATGATGAGTAAACGGCGTCATTTATCCTTGGCGCTCAAACAAGTTAGAAAAGTCGTCTAAGTAGACAACTCTTTTAAACAAGTCAGACTTTTGAGGCTCCACAGTGTTGTCTACTTGAATGACGTTTCTAACTTGTTTAGGGGCTAAGGATAAACGGCGTCGTTTACTCATCATCCAGTGTGGCAGAGAATGTGCTATGTCAGTACTCCATTTGTCTAGTTATCGTCGAAAAGAATCGAGAGACTACATTGGTATCCAGACTTAAATCTGGAGAACcatatagataattttaaattttaaaaaccaaaatagataATTACGTGAATTtcagaaactaaaataaaaatttagtcgaaaaaaaagggtaaaaaactACTACTATTTATACTCATTGGTATTATTATTAGGTTCCCCTGTTAgtattattatgttatatatagaATACTTAAAAGACATTTATAGTTAAAAGATATGTAATAAGATCAGTTTAAATAGCACATTTATAATTACTTTTATCTAATTAAATTATAACTAAATCAGTTAAGGATAAAAAagtatatttaaatatttcataaaatgatacatgtacttttttttttaatggctAGAATATATACTGTCGAACATATTCGCCAACCTTTTGCTTATTTCAAAatactttaatttataatatttttattatattatattttttggcATATGGGATTGGGAAGAAAGAATAAAGTGGGCGTGACTCACTTTTTAATTGCATACTTGTATATTTCGTTTGCGAAATTGTCACCTTAGTACACATGAATTTAAAATTACAAGTGTGGACCTAATGTCTAAGGGCATCGTACATATTTATTATttgcaaataaaaaaatgtttcatACTTTTGAGTGACAATAATGTGTTAGTGACTTAGTGGGACTTAGTCGATTGCGATAGAAGCAGTTCTCTCTAGCGAAAGacttcatttttatatttttttattgtgaattTCTAGGAGAATATCATTTTGATGTCAAGTTATTGGCAACTCCATGCTTAATCAAATAATCAAACTATCTGACacttatttgattaataaaatattatatacataagataaaattaaaatttttaatatttatttaaatagatcaTAGATGAATAAATTGACTACATGACAAATTTAGGTTGAATTAATTCTGTATACTTTATTTTGATTCTTTTAAGATACTACATTGCTTATCACATTCGTCATCTATGAGTCGCTGAATTAATCCATCTGTCCAGATGAGTCACTAAATTGATCCATCAATCAAAGGTTGAAAATTATGTTTTGGTTTTTAACGATAAACTCAATAGAAGGAAGTGCTTTCTACTTTTAGCTATTAGCTTTTCGCATTTATTCTTGTGCGCGTGTACCAATTACATATTTACATTGCTACCACTGCTTCttaattactattattttatataataaatgttttttaattttttaggtaATCTAGAAAGGTTATTATATTAAGAACTTGCTACTTATTATGTCAAATGTGAGCGGATTTTATAAATTGAAGTAGGAAAAAATGATATAGATCCATGTGGCAatgtatataataaattttattttaatatactgataatataaaatattttatataattatatatctatttttttaaataattattcatacggtgaataaaaataataattttcttaatgatataatattattgtaataaaaattaaattttatattatacctATTCAATTCGTATAGTCTAAATGGTTCATAACGTTTTATATCTATTCATTTATTAACGAGAATATTGAGATTTCGATTTTCAATTCATTTTGTTGGATCTTCACCAGAGAAACATGCGGTGAAAGAAGACACGCAAATAAAACAAGGGACGAAATGTTAAGGTAATTACTCGTTTATTcctttttaaattatactacttatatactaaaattaacaactcaaataaattattaatataaaatatatattaaaatataaatacacattaaaaataaattaaattatatatatatttatatataaatacattattttttttattttttatttttttttaccaaagataggagactcgaacccgcaacctcttaattgagtattgagagtctatgccatttgagctattactcattggcatatataaatacattattaattgattttaatatacaaataacatttttaatttcattttgggTCTAGCACATATATCCTGCAAAGGCAGAATTGTACTTTTAAAGaggaagaaaaataattatttttcattgtttggttgtgaagagaaattaaaaaggaaagaaaagggagGAAAAACTTATTTTCTCTCACCACTTTCAATATTATCCTTTCacttttttcaacatattttataatacaagaataaaattgtctttttataacattttttttcttcttatttttttatattcaaacacatttaaagaaaataaaaattcactcaattttttttatttcttttctatttcttttctttctatttctttccttccaacCAGACATAGCCTAAAGGAAATtcttttttaaactttaaatattattttattttaaacaaaaaaaatttactagagtttgaaaaaaaaatattacgtataaataaaataagtaattataattaaatgaagTAAACATTTAACATAATCTACTCTACAAGTGTCTCGGTTTTAATTAGCAATGAGCAATGAGCGAAGCTTCCTTATGCAATGGCGGCAATGCCAATGAGTATGTGTTTGGTACATTCACGAAATTGTTTCACACATGCATACGCAATAATAATTGCATTTGATTAGATAACTAACCTTCCGTTCAAAGGAAGACCATTAGACAAGCACCTAGGTGTAACCAACCAGAATTGACTCAAGTGGGGTATGTTTGAGGTTTCTGTGTCTCGTTTATATTATTGGAAGAATTTTAAGTATACCGAAAATACTAGTATtttagttgttttaaccgttgatttgaattataaaaaatatataaaatatatattaattaaaattaacagttaaaaCAATTGACTAGTGTTTTCAGTACACTCGAagtttttccttattattattcAAGTCAAGTTGCTTCTATCATGAAGATAAATAATGTAAATGATACATCTACTGATTGTTCCTACTGCATCGTAGTGATTCATTTCACATTCCAATATCATCATAATAATCACAACTTCCCCGAGAAGGGAATAATGTATGTAAATAGTGATCATATTATTGGGAACAGGAGCGTATATGTATATAACGTTCAACATGTATATCAATTATGATAAATTAAAGTTACTTGTTACTAGCTACTACCTtacaaatttgatttttgattttataGCTAGGACATGGGCATGGTAATGAGTGGTGTGGAACTGGAAACGCATTATATCATTTTTCAGTGATATCTGATAATACTGTGCTAGTGTGCTGCAACTTTTTATTTCATTGTTAGGGTGGGTATATTATTGAAGCCATTTATGAACTGACAAGGAACAATAATAACATGTATGTAACATTATTATCATTTGCTTCCttaattcttttttttcatatatatatatatatatatgttattttttttttcctgaaAATGTCAAGAGAGAGTTGTTTTTAAAGACTTTAAACCTGCATGaataaattttgtaataaaatGTCAAGGACTAATTTTTTAGGGATGAATTCGAATCtctgatatttttttttactaatgaaTTAATCAGATAAATTTTATTCGGGGGGGGGGGGGTCAAAGGGTTGATGTAGTGATATCTGTTATTGGGCTTGGACTATGAGGAGCCCAGTTATGTTGTGATATCTAAACCAATGAAAACCTTGTATAATGCGCTACACTTTTCATTTAGCAAATCAAGCTCAAGCCCATATAGCCCATAGTTAAAAGCCTCTTTAcaaatttcaataataaaaatgCCTCTCCGCACACTTgaccaaaaatataaaatcacaTCACACAGATAAAAAAACAAACATTCATCTTGTAGtatattttttggaaaaaaccCAAAACAGCCTGATAATTACCTCGAAAGACAACGAAGTccttgacaaaaataatactcaATTCGGAGCCCTTGACAATTATTTCGAAAGGTCAATAAAATTCCTgtacaaaaaaaagtcaatattaTTTTCTTTGGCATAAAAGCTaattaatccaaaaaaaaaagatcagaaaccaaattaagtattttttttttagggtCTCATTATCCTTTCGAAATAATTACGAGAAGTCGGGTGGTTATTCACTCTATATTTTTTGTACAGGAAGCTTATCCTTGTGATCTTGTGCTCCCAAATTACGCTTTCAAGAATAGTTCATTTTATTTAGTTTCGTATCTCCAAATGGCAATTGGCGATTGGTGCACTAAAGAGCTGGAAACCTGCTCAACAAGAAAATGTCCTTTTCACCAAACAGAAGAGTCCATttgtcacaattttaggatttgtCATCAGGCCAATATAGTCTAGGTCAAGTACTAATCATTTCTTAAGTAATTTTTGTTCTTGTCTACATAGTATTTGTTAATTTGTATATAAGTGGGGACCTAAATTTAAACTACATGTGCCTTAAAACTTAAGACTGGACTTAGCCCGTgctataaaaaatatcaattatagATTTCTAGCCAATATTGTCATGTAGCAATCTTTTAACGCTTCCTATAAAATGCAAGGGACCAAGGGTGACCTAGTCATGCGTATCCACATATAACCATTCACGTTATCCTAAAAAATGGAGAAATTTCTTTAAaaccatataaaatataaaaagatctCAACAACATGACATGAGTAGACGGATCCCTATTCCCATTATCTTCAGCCGAAAATGGATTGACTTGAATTTATCGAATAatgagtaattaattaattaattaattaattatgtttactaattaaaaaaaataaatgctgACATGGCGATATTCCATTGGTGGGACGGCTTAAACCTTAATAAACGGAAGAAATTCAATTTAACGCAACCAAAGAGTGCGTGTGTGCGTGACTCTCTGACttccaatgaaaaaagaaaaagaacgtaGACCGAAGTCAGAGTTTTTAGTTAGTTGCAGTAATAACTAATGAGGTGGTTTCGCTGTCTGGCTCTACCTCGATTAAACCGTAATAAACTTCTAAGTTGTAAAATTAAGCTCCCGCTTAACAATAATCACTATCACTAATCAGTAATCACCGCTTCCGTACAAGTACTACTCCACTAGTTACTGTAGTAACAATTATTGTGATTCATTTCATTCTtatcacagagagagagagagagagagagaaggagcatCGTTATCACACGTTTTTCCTCCCCGGGATCACAAACAAGCACCGAATCGGTGTGACTGTAGAAggaagcaaagaaaaagaaaaggatggGTTTCGTGTTTGGGTTGGTGGTGGGGGTAGTGGTGGGGCTCGCCGTCATCGTCGGATTCGTCCGCTCAGAGAATGCTCGCTCCAAGCAGCGATCTCAGCTCGCCGCCACCATCGCTGCCTTCGCCAGGATGTCCGTTGAAGATTCCAGAAAGCTCCTCCCGCCTCAGTTCTACCCTTCTTGGGTCGTCTTCTCCAACCGCCAGAAGTTATGCTCTCTCTTCTTGTTCGTATTCTTTGCATCTGGCAACTAATTAACTCATTCGTTAGACTCTCACactgttcattttcttttcttgtttttgtgtTTGTGTTTCTTCAGTTAACGTGGCTCAACTCGCATCTTACTAAGATCTGGCCCTATGTTAATGAAGTAACTTCAACTTTACTCTCATTATGACTTCTGATTAATGAACATATCTTGGATTTTGGTTCATTAATTCGCCTAATTCATaactgttttgttttgttttggtttCTTTCTATAATTTATTAACTGTTTTGGTACTGTTAGGCTGCTTCTGAGCTCATAAAGATGTCGGTGGAACCGATTCTAGAACAATACAGACCCATTATATTGGCTTCTCTCAAGTTTTCCAAGTTTACTCTTGGCACTGTTGCACCACAGTTTACAGGTTTGGAATTTTCTTAATTCAGTCTTTCATTTGCTTCAATTGAAATTTAGAATGGTTATTTGTTTTCTAGAATGTGGACTTcgtgttttgtttgttttatgcAATCGTGTTATTCATCTTAGTTTCAAATGTTTCTTACTGGAGCTTCTGCTAATGGATGTCATGAAATTTCGCTGTTCTTTAGGGGTTTCTATAATTGAAGATGGAGGGGATGGTGTTACAATGGAGTTGGAAATGCAGTGGGATGGCAATCCAAGCATTATACTTGATATTAAAACTTTGCTTGGTGTTGCACTGCCAGTGCAGGTGAATGTCTTCACTTTTACTTATGGCGGTGTATCTGATTAGATCTCTTCAAATTAACCGGTTGCCTACTTATTTATTTTGACGTCCACTTCTCCAGTCCTTATATTCAGTTTCCCTGCTAATTTTGCCAATGTATAGAAATGTTTATGATTGAGGCTTTCTAAATTCAAACATCATTCGTTTACACAAGTCACGATATTAAGTTGATGTATTCATTTAATCATTTCCATCCAAAAATGAAAGAAGGATTGATGAACTCCTTGAACGGTTATAGTTGATTTTGTATTCTTGCTCCTCTCTCTCGTTTCAGGTAAAAAATATAGGATTTACAGGTGTTTTCAGATTGATTTTTAAGCCACTAGTTGATGAATTTCCTGGTTTTGGAGCCATTAGCTATTCTTTAAGACACAAGGTACGAtatttttttcttgaatttaGGCACTTTCCACGTGTTTCAGTGCATCTGCATTAGTATTAGGCTTCCAATGGTGGTATCCAATGGGGACAAATGCAATCTTGAGGTTCATTTTCAGTCAAGTTAAACTGAGGTTATATGTTTTTGCAAGATCATCCaagtaatatataaaaaaattgcatTTAGGTGTTTATTAAATTTCTTACATATTAGACAAGGCTAGGCACAACAGTAAGAGTGTTAATTCTGACTTGATCTGAGGTACTTGCCATGGGAACTGTCTCTTTGCTCATAGCTCGTATATTTAGTGTTCTCAAATACACCCACACTGACCGCATGCAGTGCCTTCATCCCAACATTCTCAGTTTGTCCACTTGCCAAGCCATATTTCTACAAAGACCTGAAAAGCTCAAGAACCTATgtgtaatatatttaatttttcagaACTTTTAACTTTCAGAAAAACTTGGATTTTACGTTGAAAGTCGTTGGCGGTGACATATCAGCAATCCCTGGATTATACGATGCAATTGAGGTTTTAACTGCTACCACCATTTCCAATTCCTGCCTCTAAGATGAATTGGTTACGTGCCTAAAATCAaggtattttataataattaggtCTACTATATTGTTTCAGGGGGCAATTCGGGATGCTGTTGAAGATTCTATTACATGGCCTGTGAGAAAAGTTGTAACTATCTTGCCAGGAGACTACAGGTATTCAAGTTATAGGAGTACTTTAACTACAAATCAGAAGATACTGTGGTATGATATTGGTTTGCTATATTCCAGATTTGCCATTTTGGTCCTCATTGTATTTTATGGTTCAGTGATCTGGAGTTGAAGCCTGTCGGGATATTAGAGGTAAAGCTTGTGCAAGCAAGGGAATTGACAAACAAGGATATCATTGGGAAATCAGATCCATATGCTGTCTTATACATACGGCCTTTACGTGACAGAATGAAGACTAGCAAGACAATTGTAAGTTAGATTCATccatcccttttctgtctctattATATACCATTCTTTTGCAagcatttaatttattaaattgtgGAAGAAATAacactctttttcttcttccctgcAGAACAATGATTTGAATCCTATTTGGAACGAGCACTTTGACTTTATTGTTGAAGATCAGTCCACTCAGCACTTAGTGGTTAAAATCTTTGATTCTGAAGGTTTACAATCATCTGAATTGATTGGGTGTGCTCATGTCAAGCTTAGTGAACTTGAGCCTGGTAAAGTTAACGATAAGTGGTTGAAGCTGGTTAAGGATTTGGAGATCCAAAGAGATAACAAGAACAGAGGGCAGGTGAGAATTCCTATTTTGTTGGAAAATCTACCATCAGATGACTTTCTAAGAGCCTTAGATGATAAATAAAGTCTATTTGAGCCATCATCAACCTATCCTTCTGGGATTGTTAGTTTGTCAACTGTCTTATCTTCCTATATATTATGAGAAAAACTTAGCTTGTTGGCTCCATGTATTGGGTATATATAACAGTTATTCGAAAAATAACTTGGTTGCTTCATGTAGAAATGGGATTATGCACTTTGCAACTGaagtccctttttttttttttttttttttttttttttttttttttgagtgacCCTCTTTCATTCACACTGAGCACTTGTCCATTTTAAACCACAAAGATGTAATATCATTTTTGAAGTGTAGATGCTTTTGCTTTCCATAGTTCAAAAACTGAATGGTACTAATCAATAATGTTTGAAATTATAttcattttctttgtttgaaagcatttgtttatatataaaaaaaaaaaaaaaaaactgttgtTAAAAACATATTTTCCACTGTTTGTCTGACAtaaaaagattttgtttttctcttaatttttgttcTATATGCTCAGGTACATTTGGAGCTTTTGTACATTCCTTTTGGCATGGAGAATAGCTTTACCAACCCATTTGCTCCCAAGTACTCAATGACATCCTTGGAAAAGGTTCTCAAAAGTTCAACAAATGGAATAGAGTctaatggaaatgaaaatgaatttACACAGAAGAGAAAGGAGGTTATTATTAGAGGAGTCCTTTCTGTTACAGTGATATCTGCTGAAGATTTGCCTGCAACCGATCTCCTGGGGAAATCtgatccttttgttgttcttAGTTTGAAGAAAgcagaaactaaaaataaaaccaGGGTATGGTCTTCTCATTTTGATGGACCAAGTACAAAAAGTAACTTGCACTTCAGGATCATTTCGAGAATCATAGAAATGGGTCTGAAACAAATATAGTTATAGTTAACGAACTCTATTATACTTACTTTTATATCTTTTTCCTTTACTCTTGGGGTGGATTATGGGGGAATTGTGGATGATATCTAGAATGGTGCATTTCATGTTTTCCGCTGCTTTATATTATTGCAGCTTAGTTAATTATCAATACATTATAAACTTACCTGACCCAGGAAGCTTGTTAAATTCACAGGTTGTCAATGACTGCTTGAATCCTGTTTGGAATCAAACATTTGACTTCGTCGTTGAGGATGGATTACATGATATGCTAATGGTGGAAGTGTATGACCATGACACATTCGGAAAGGTAAAATATTTGCACCGTTTGTTCAATTATTTACCAAGATTGCCCCATTTTTAATGTCTCAATGAGTTTAAAGTCAATTGGCTCTAAAGTTTATATACCAATTATGTGTGGACTGACAATGTTGTATCAAGAGCATTAACAGCTGAATGGAGGTTATAAATCTATGGATGTGTCTTCTGTCCACACAAAAAAAAGATGTCAATTTATCATTTTCTGATGGTTGCGCCCTTAATTGATGCAGGATTATATGGGAAGATGCATATTGACGCTTACTAGGGTCATATTGGAGGGGGAATACAAAGAACGTTTTGAGCTTGAAGGTGCAAAATCTGGTTATTTGAATTTGCATCTAAAGTGGATGCCCCAACCAATTTACCGTGATTCTTGAGTTTCTGACACAATATGTAAGTTCATAGAGAGTACAGTTGTGCATAACGTAGACCATATTGTCACCAACATACTTCTGCTATTGTATTGTGTATTTTGAATCTTTCTACTGGTTACAATAAGCAATGTACATACTCATCAAACATGGTAAAGATATAAACATTTTTGTACCACATTATCCCTTGAAATCTTCTTGCCCTGTTAATTGCTTTGATCATTAGCTCTAACCTCTAAGCCACCGCCTCTTGTCATGCTTATATTTTATCGACCTGCTGTTTTCTGTCCAACGTCATATACACATCCAAAACAATTGTGAAACCTAAAATCgatttctatttataaaatgaaTTTTTGGCACCTGTCAATATACTTTGATATCAATATAGTTAAAGGAAATAAATCTTTAAAAGGCCACGATCTCATTTAAAATTGCTATTCTATCCAGCCACCAACAAAACTGTGGTATCAGATTTGATCATTGACAATAACtaaaattgagaaaaacaaaCATTTATATATAGGTatgacttttttttcttttttgaaagcaGGAGCTCAACACAGTAAAGTGGAGCATATAGAACTAGACAAAGATCAAAAGtctacttaaaaataaaataacgcaATACACGTAAAAGTTCCCATGTCATTTTCGGCATAGTCATCAACAATCAAAGGGATCAACACCTTTTCACTTATTAACGCTCGTTACGGTCATGTTGATCACTTCTTCAACACTTCTGTTCTAGTTCTGGAAAATCTTCTTATTCTTTTCCATCCATATGTATAACTCTTGCTGAGtactgaaataataataataataataataataataataataataataataataataataataattgtactGTATCCCTAGTACATCGAATGAATCGAGTTATACCTCGGCACGTTAAACTACATTCAAAAATTAAAACGACTTTATCCTAACAAACCATTCCCCATGATCTCGCCCCAAAGTCAGTCACGAAGATCTCGACTCAAGCCGATGACTCATTCAGTACCAACCAGTCTATAAATCAGGAACAAGGCGGACGACGGGCACCAAATCATCCAACACACCAAACTTAC
This window contains:
- the LOC112723325 gene encoding synaptotagmin-5: MGFVFGLVVGVVVGLAVIVGFVRSENARSKQRSQLAATIAAFARMSVEDSRKLLPPQFYPSWVVFSNRQKLWWLNSHLTKIWPYVNEAASELIKMSVEPILEQYRPIILASLKFSKFTLGTVAPQFTGVSIIEDGGDGVTMELEMQWDGNPSIILDIKTLLGVALPVQVKNIGFTGVFRLIFKPLVDEFPGFGAISYSLRHKKNLDFTLKVVGGDISAIPGLYDAIEGAIRDAVEDSITWPVRKVVTILPGDYSDLELKPVGILEVKLVQARELTNKDIIGKSDPYAVLYIRPLRDRMKTSKTINNDLNPIWNEHFDFIVEDQSTQHLVVKIFDSEGLQSSELIGCAHVKLSELEPGKVNDKWLKLVKDLEIQRDNKNRGQVHLELLYIPFGMENSFTNPFAPKYSMTSLEKVLKSSTNGIESNGNENEFTQKRKEVIIRGVLSVTVISAEDLPATDLLGKSDPFVVLSLKKAETKNKTRVVNDCLNPVWNQTFDFVVEDGLHDMLMVEVYDHDTFGKDYMGRCILTLTRVILEGEYKERFELEGAKSGYLNLHLKWMPQPIYRDS